In Microbacterium sp. AB, a single genomic region encodes these proteins:
- a CDS encoding sugar ABC transporter substrate-binding protein — MKKIGMFAATTAVAALALSGCTTVHDTAPAGGSAGGDDAVGITFSDLSNPVWAELVQEAQSYGAEQGLSVTYVDAKNDAATQVTQIENFIQQGVSTIIVCAVDANALAGVTKRAQEAGIEVVGYTQVLENYDAQYLVDAYNTGYANGEAAAAWIDENFDADETVEWALMDLPRFPEIIDRANGIKDAIAELAPNAELVATAPALTAEDGVANAENFLQANPDLKVIATIGGGGAVGGNEGVKSAGVTDDESFGLFGIDATENEVQNIIDGDPEKSTISLGGGRAHGRTLIDITVDLLAGEAVEKDQFMPIEVIDASNAQEYYDEVFGD, encoded by the coding sequence GTGAAGAAGATCGGCATGTTCGCCGCGACCACGGCGGTCGCAGCGCTCGCGCTCTCCGGGTGCACCACCGTCCACGACACCGCTCCCGCCGGAGGGAGCGCAGGCGGCGACGACGCCGTCGGCATCACCTTCTCCGACCTCAGCAATCCGGTCTGGGCCGAGCTCGTGCAGGAGGCGCAGTCCTACGGCGCCGAGCAGGGACTCTCGGTCACCTATGTGGACGCGAAGAACGACGCCGCCACGCAGGTCACGCAGATCGAGAACTTCATCCAGCAGGGCGTATCCACGATCATCGTGTGCGCCGTCGACGCCAACGCTCTCGCCGGCGTCACGAAGCGCGCGCAGGAGGCCGGCATCGAGGTCGTCGGGTACACGCAGGTCCTGGAGAACTACGACGCGCAGTATCTCGTGGACGCCTACAACACCGGCTATGCCAACGGCGAGGCGGCCGCGGCGTGGATCGACGAGAACTTCGACGCCGACGAGACGGTCGAATGGGCGCTCATGGACCTGCCACGGTTCCCCGAGATCATCGACCGCGCGAACGGCATCAAGGACGCCATCGCCGAGCTCGCGCCCAACGCCGAGCTCGTGGCCACCGCGCCGGCCCTCACGGCGGAGGACGGCGTCGCCAACGCCGAGAACTTCCTCCAGGCGAACCCCGACCTCAAGGTCATCGCGACGATCGGCGGCGGCGGGGCCGTCGGCGGCAACGAGGGCGTCAAGTCCGCGGGCGTGACCGACGACGAGTCGTTCGGCCTGTTCGGCATCGACGCCACGGAGAACGAGGTGCAGAACATCATCGACGGCGATCCGGAGAAGTCGACGATCAGCCTGGGCGGAGGCCGGGCTCACGGCCGAACCCTCATCGACATCACGGTCGACCTCCTCGCGGGCGAGGCCGTCGAGAAGGACCAGTTCATGCCGATCGAGGTCATCGACGCGTCCAACGCGCAGGAGTACTACGACGAGGTGTTCGGCGACTGA
- a CDS encoding NAD(P)-dependent oxidoreductase codes for MTIVLAAGDRFIRPRLFRDHVLAQAGDLVDEVRDLELPWPDVPFGRVGDVDEASSDEETIIAALDGADALVTQLAPVTDRVLAATPSLRFIGVSRGGPTNIDLSAAERRGVLVCNVPGRNGVATAEMSLGLMLAVLRRIPLTQRTLESGRWEGRFYRDDQVGLEIDGAVVGVLGAGAVGRRVASVVAAMGGRVLVYDPYLPSGALPDAEIVDDVDDLFRRSDILTVHARLNADTAGVVSAERIALMPRGAHIVNAARGGLVDYAAVAAALASGQLAGAAFDVFPSEPVDFSHPIFAASAAGHNVVMTPHIAGASRQTAERAAAGVAEELGRVLRGEPVRHALTGVSARSR; via the coding sequence ATGACCATCGTGCTCGCCGCCGGCGACCGCTTCATCAGGCCCCGCCTCTTCCGCGACCACGTGCTCGCGCAGGCGGGCGATCTCGTCGACGAGGTGCGCGATCTCGAGCTGCCGTGGCCCGATGTGCCGTTCGGCCGCGTGGGCGACGTCGACGAGGCGTCGAGCGACGAGGAGACGATCATCGCGGCGCTCGACGGCGCCGACGCCCTCGTCACGCAGCTGGCCCCCGTCACGGACAGGGTGCTCGCCGCGACCCCGTCGCTGCGATTCATCGGCGTCTCGCGCGGCGGGCCGACGAACATCGACCTCTCGGCCGCCGAGCGGCGCGGGGTCCTGGTCTGCAACGTCCCCGGTCGCAACGGCGTCGCGACCGCGGAGATGAGCCTCGGGCTCATGCTCGCCGTCCTCCGCCGGATCCCCCTCACGCAGCGCACGCTCGAGAGCGGGCGCTGGGAGGGGCGCTTCTACCGCGACGACCAGGTCGGCCTCGAGATCGACGGCGCCGTCGTCGGCGTCCTGGGCGCGGGCGCCGTGGGCCGCCGCGTCGCGTCGGTCGTCGCGGCGATGGGCGGGCGCGTGCTCGTGTACGACCCCTACCTGCCGAGCGGAGCGCTGCCCGACGCCGAGATCGTCGACGACGTCGACGATCTCTTCCGACGCTCCGACATCCTCACGGTGCACGCGCGGCTCAACGCCGACACGGCCGGAGTCGTGTCGGCGGAGCGCATCGCGCTCATGCCGCGCGGAGCGCACATCGTCAACGCCGCGCGCGGCGGGCTCGTGGACTACGCGGCGGTGGCCGCGGCGCTCGCCTCCGGCCAGCTCGCGGGCGCCGCGTTCGACGTCTTCCCGAGCGAGCCCGTCGACTTCTCCCATCCGATCTTCGCGGCGTCGGCGGCGGGACACAATGTCGTCATGACGCCGCACATCGCCGGCGCGAGCAGGCAGACGGCGGAGCGCGCCGCCGCCGGCGTCGCGGAGGAGCTCGGACGCGTCCTCCGCGGCGAGCCCGTGCGGCACGCGCTGACCGGCGTCTCGGCGCGGAGCCGGTGA